Genomic window (Salinibacterium sp. M195):
TAAGCGGGGCGCGAAGAACTCAGTGCACATCACGATCGCAGCATCGACAACCGTTTTAGCGCCCGGTTCGGAAGACAAAGTAGCAATCGCTATTGCGATCACCTCCACCGGAGTCGTCCGAAATCGAATCGACGCTTCCACGTGGCAAGCCATTGCAAAAGTCGGAAGCTACACCGACTCAACAGAAAACTCCAGTGTGAGGCTCGACATCGAATGTCTTGTCGATAACCCCGCCGACCAATAGATTCGTATGATTAGACGATCGACTAGAGGAATTCATTGTGACTGAACCAACAAAGCGCATCCGGCTCGCAATCGTTGACGACCACCGAATGTTGCTCGGCGCTCTCACCGAGTGGATCCGAAAGGCCGCAGCAGACATCGATATGGTCGTAGCCGTGCCCACCTGGCCCGAGCTGACTATTCATCCCGAGTTTCCGGTCGACGTAGTTTTGCTCGACCTTGACCTCAAAGACAACATTCCGGTGTCGCTCAAGATCAACACGCTCAAATCGATGAACGTGCGCGTCGTGCTCATGAGCACCTATTCTGAGCCGAATGTCGTTCGCGAGGCTCTCGCCGCTGGCGCCCTGGGCTACCTCGTCAAGAGTGAAGACGCCGACATGATCGTTGAAGCCATTCGCGCTGCCGCCAAAGGTGAATCGTTTGTGTCAGCCGAGCTCGACCTTGCGCTCAACGCCGATGAAATCGGCGGGGCCCCCAAGCTCAGCGCTCAGGAGCGCCGCGTGATGGCCCTCTACGGCGGTGGCGAACCCGTCAAATCGGTCGCGTACCAGCTGAGCATCTCAGAAGAGACCGCCAAGAGCTACCTCAAACGCATTCGCGAGAAGTACCGGGTTGCCGGCTTTGATGTTGGAACGAAGGTTGCGCTGCGTAAGCGTGCGCTAGAAGACGGCATCCTCATCGAAACCGAAACGATGCACCACCTCTAAACCTGCGTCGCTAGTTTTCTGCGCGGGTCATTGCTTCTTCTAGACGCTCGACTTTGCCGGCCATCTCTCCGCTATGCCCGGGGCGAATGTCAGCCTTCAACACGAGCGAAACGCGGGAGCCGAACGCACCAACAGCGTCAGTCGCGGCTTTGACGACGGCAAAAACTTCATCCCAGTCGCCCTCAATCGTGGTGAACATCGAGTCAGTCTGGTTGGGCAATCCCGAATCGCGCACGATTTTCACTGCTGCGGCTACGGCGTTGTGCACTGAATCTGTGCCATCTGGTGCGCCGCTGGGGGCTACTGAGAATGCGACGATCATGGTGACTCCTTTGATGATGAACTTATTGGCGATGAAAGAATCTGCTCTTTATTGCCCAGCCCGGGCAACGAATGCGGGCCAGCCCGAGACGGGAGCCTGATCAGCCCGACAATCGCCCACCCTAACAAGACGATGAGCAGCACGTTTCTGACGCTCAGCAGGGCGATCATTGCGGGGTTCGCTGCGAGAAGCAAGTAATACAGGTACGGATAGACCGTGTGCGTCAGCGCAGCGAGCAACAGCGTCAGCACCGCCGGAAAGCGAAAACTCGGCGCGTCTGAAACATGACGGTTCAGTAGTCCAAGCACGATCGGAACGGCGAGCCACGAGATGAATTGTGGTGATCCCACCTTGTTCACCACGATCAGCGCGGTGACAAGCGCGAGACTCAGCATCGGGAGAACGCGCAGTGCGACCACCCCGGCCCGAATCGCCCGAATACCGAGCACTGCGATGCCCACAACGATGACAGCGAGTAGAGGCGTGACTGTCTTGGCAGCCACTTCGACACCGGCGCCAGCCACCTGAAAGGTCAGTATCGACGTGTCGTAGTAAATCGCGGTGTCAGGCACGCCAGCGACGATCTGCCACAACCACAGTGCCGCTAGTGGCGACTCAATTTGAATGCCGCGACTTGACTGCTGAGCGATAAAGCTAAATACGTTCGATCCGGCGCCGGCCGCCAGCGCGAGCACGACCACAGCGGCGGTGGTCGCGGCGGCGCCGATCGCGATCGTCCATCGGTCACGCATGGCGATAATTGCCGCGAGCACAAGGGCCGCGGGCCACACCTTGATCCACGTCGCGCACGCCAGCACAATGCCCGCAGTCCGAGGATGGCCGCGCAACAATCGAACACCGACAATGGCAACGGCGATAGTGATGGCATCGATTCTGGCCAGAGCAATGGGACCGAGTGCGAGCAGGAAGGCTGCCCACCACCATCCGGCAATCACCCCTGATCGAGAGCGGCCCCAACGAGTGAGAAAGCCGAGGGCGACAACGTTGACGACCATCACCATCGAGAGCCAGGTCGCCGCGATGTGCTCGATCCCGAAAGCCGCGGAAGCCAATATCGGCACCATTGCGAGCAGCGGATAGACCCAGGGGATGTCGACGCCAACGAGAACACCCGAGGCAAACGCTTGTTCAGCCCAGCGGGCGTATACGATGGTGACGTCGCCGAGCGGCAAACCGGGGGCAGAGAGATTAAGCATTCCTAGCGCGAGGTGCGCAAGAATAAAGATCAGCCACAGCGCAAGCGCACTCAGCGTGTGAGTGGTTTTCACGTGAGGTCAGAGATCGCAGGATCGCCGCCGATGAGCTCGGCAATGACGGCGGGCACGTGCGCACAAAGATCAAGGATCGTGAACGGCCCTCCAGCACTCGCCCGGCGAGCAGCAGTGCCGTGAACAAAGGATGCGGTGGCCGCGAGCCCCACAAGCAGTTGGGGATTCTCGAGCACCTTGTCGCTGTGCGTCGCCACGAGCGCGCCGAGGATGCCCCCAAGCGCGTCTCCAGCGCCTGCCGTTGCGAGCCAGGCTGGAGCTGAAGCCACTGACACCGTGGTTGCACCATCCGTCACGTACGTCGTGTGACCTTTGATGAGAACTGTCAGGCCGTACCGTTGGGCCGCGTCGGCTGCCCACCGCTGAGGGTCGGCAGCAATTCTCTCGACTGGCTCGTCTAACAAGCGGGCGAGCTCACGATAGTGCGGAGTGATAACCGCTGGTCCCGGTGCCCGTGTGGCGAGATCGAGCGCGCCGCCATCGAGCACGAATGGCACGTTCTGGCCGAGGGCGTAGGCGATACGCTCAGCCGCGTCATCGTCGCGGTTTGCGAAGTCCATTCCCGAGCCGATCAGCCAGGCTTGAACTCGCCCGGGAGAAGGGACCGCTTCCGGCCTGCGCTGCAACACCAAGTCTTGCGCGCGCTCTGGTCCCACATACCGCACCATGCCAACACCGGTGCGGAGAGCCGCCTCAACGCCCAAGACGGCCGCACCGGGGTACTGAATAGATCCGGTGACGACCCCGAGAACTCCGCGCGTGTACTTGTCGTCACTCTGGTCAGGACGCGCGATGTGGAGTGCCGCATCAGCAGCACTCCACAGCGCATCAGTTCTCATGAGGTTAACGATAGTTGACCGTGATGCTAGCGGCGCCGGGTAGCGTCTTGCACTTCTCCGACGAGCACTTCGATAATGTCCTCAAGAAAGAGCACACCCGTGGTCGCCCCCGTCGCGTCGAAACTACGGGCAACGTGAACACCGGAGCGGCGCATCGTAGCCAGAGCATCCTCAAGGTCAGTCTCGTCGTACATCGAAATCAGTTGACGAATGCGCTTCGGCGGAACAGGCTCGCTGAACTCGCTCTCGTCAATGTCGATTACGTCTTTCAGATGCAGGTAGCCCGTGGGCTCGCCCGCATCATTGAGCAGAATGTAGCGAGAGAAACCGCGTTGAGCGACAGCCTTTTCGAGGTCGGCAGGTGCGGCAGCCTCAGGCAGCGTGACAAGCCCAGACATCGGGATCGCCACATCCCGAACCTTTTTCGAGGTGAACTCAAAGGCACCGGTGAGTGTCCCTCCCGCGTCGGTGAGCACCCCTTCGCGAGTCGACTGCGCAACGATCGTGGCAACTTCATCCAGCGTGAACACACTGTTCGCCTCATTCTTCGGCGTGACATTGAAGAGTCGAAGGATGCCGTTGGCTATGGCGTTGAGCGCAACGATGATCGGGCGGAACACTGTTGCGATGAACACCAGCGGCGGCGCCAAGATCAGAACGGCCCGGTCAGGAACCGAGAATGACAGGTTCTTGGGCACCATTTCGCCGAGCACCACGTGCAAGAACGACACGATCAACAGGGCCATGATGAACGCGATCGTGCTAATGAGTTCTTCGCTCAATCCCGTAAGGGCGAGCGGCACTTCCAACAGATGATGGATCGCCGGCTCTGACACGTTCAGGATCAGCAGCGAACACACGGTGATACCCAGCTGACAGGCGGCCAACATGAGCGTCGCGTGTTCCATCGCCCAGAGTGCGGTCTTGGCAGAGCGCGAACCAGCCTCGGCGAGCGGCTCGATTTGAGACCGTCGAGCGGAGATGACGGCAAACTCTGCGCCGACGAAGAAGGCATTGACGAGCAGCAGCACGAAGAGCCACACGATTCCCCACACGTCCATCAACTCACCGCCTCAGCATCGCTAGCGCTGACAATGGGGTCGGGCGTAAACCTCACGCGGTCGATTCTTCGGCCTTCCAATCGTTCAATTCTGAACACACCGCCCACGGCGGCAATGGTGTCTCCGGTGCGCGGAACGCGACCAAGTTCGCTCATCAGCCAGCCAGCAACGGTTTCGTATGGGCCCTCTTCTGGCACTTCAACACCGGTGCGCTCGAGAAGCTCGTCCGGGCGCAAAATCGCCGGGAACGTGAACCAGTCACGCGAGCGAACCACGTCGGCCTTGGAGCGGTCATGCTCATCGGAAACTTCACCGACAAGCTCTTCGACTAGGTCCTCAAGCGTGGCAACGCCAGCAGTTCCGCCGTATTCATCAACGACAACCGCCATCTGGTAGCCCCGGCCGCGCAATTCCGCGAGGAGGGCATCCAGCCGCATTGTTTCTGGCACCTGGAGCGCCTCAGTCTGGAGCGCAGAAACGGGAACATCAGCGCGTTTCTTATGCGGCACGGCAACTGCCTGCTTAACGTGCACGAGACCGACAACGTCATCGATGCTGTCGTCGATCACCGGGAAGCGCGAAAAGCCAGTGCGCTTCGCAAGATCGATAACATCTTGTGCGCTGTCCGTGCGGTCAATGCTGTCAACCCGCGGTCGCGGTGTCATCACATCTTGTGCGGTGTGATCGGCAAAGGCCAAAGTGCGTGCCAGCAGAGTCGCAGTGTCGTTATCGAGGCTGCCCTGACTAGCCGAGCGGCGCACCAGCGACGTAAGTTCCTCTGCTGTGCGAGCACCCGAAAGTTCTTCTTTCGGTTCGATTCCTACGCTGCGCAAAATAGCGTTAGCCGTGTTGTTCAACAGGCTGACCGCTGGCTTGAACACGGTCGTAAATAGAATCTGGAACGGCACAACAAACTTGGCCGTAGCTTTCGGCAATGCCAGTGCGAAATTCTTCGGCACCAGCTCGCCAATAATCATCGAGAGCAGCGTGGCAAAGGTAATAGCCAGAATCGTGGCAATGACGCTCACCGCAGCTGCCGGCAACAGTGCCCCCAGTGGGACGGACAGCCACGTGCTGAACGCAGGCTCGAGCGTGTAGCCAGCCAGCAGCGTCGTCAGCGTGATGCCGAGTTGCGCGCTGGAGAGATGCGTTGACGTGTGCTTCAACGCGGAGATTACCGGGGTGAGTCGCTTCTCGCCGCGCTCTTGGCGAGCTTCGAGCTCGGAGCGGTCGAGATTAACGAGAGCGAACTCAGAGGCAACGAAAAATCCGGTGCCTACGGTAAGAACGAGACCAGTAGCAAAAAGCAGCCACTCATTCATGGGGGTTCACCCCCGGTGCGGGTGTGAAGGAGAAGGGCGAGAGACAGATGGTGATCGCGCGAGGTTTTCGGCCCCGGCGACAACTAGAGGGAGGGTCGTCCATTATGGCCTTGAGTATAGGACAAATTTCTGCGAAACCGCTGCTCCATTACCAACTCACGGGCAATGCTTTACCCTCTTCGTACCCTGCCGCCGACTGGATCCCGACGAGTGCGCGCTCGTGAAACTCAGAGAGGTTCGCCGCGCCTGCGTACGTGAACGAGCTGCGCACCCCCGAAGTGATCATGTCGACGAGATCATCGAGCGAGGGGCGAGCCGGGTCAAGATAGATTTTCGACCCAGAGATACCTTCCGCAAAGAGCTCTTTGCGCGCCAGCTCATACGGGTCGAGCCCGCCGAAACGTGCACGAACAGCCTTGGTCGACGCCATCCCCCAGCTGGTCTTGTAAAGCGCACCAGCGTCGTCATGTCGCAGTTGACCTGGAGCCTCAATCGTGCCAGCAAACCACGAACCAACCATGACGGATGCCGCCCCTGCTGCGAGCGCCAGCGCAACGTCCCGTGGGTACCGCACTCCCCCATCGGCCCACACGTGAGCTCCAAGTTCACGCGCGGTTGCCGCTGTTTCCAGTACTGCGGAGAACTGTGGTCGCCCAACCGCAGTCATCATCCGAGTCGTGCACATTGCGCCGGGACCTACTCCAACCTTGATGACCGTTGCTCCCGCCGCGACCAGATCTCGTACCGCAGCCGAGGTCACAACATTTCCGGCCACGATGGGTACGCCGAGCCCCAAAGCAGCAACCGTCTCCACAGCCCGCACCATGCCCTCCTGGTGACCGTGAGCGGTATCGAGCACAAGCGTGCTTGCGCCAGCAGCGACGAGGGCCCGCGCGCGCGAAGCAACATCGCCGTTAATGCCCAGCGCAGCCGCCACGGCAAGCTTGCCTTCGCTGTCGAGCGCTGGGGTGTAAAGCGTAGATCGCAAGGCGCTCTTCACGCTCGTAGTGCCGACAACTGTTTCGCCATCGGTGACAGGAGCGAAGTTAATGCCGCGCTCGACGAGCAAGTCAAACAACTCACGCGCGGTGCCAAACTCTGAGCGATCGATCGCGTGCGTTTCGTGCCGCAGAAGATCTCCGAGCGCGGCCCCCGGCATCGCTTCTCCCAAGCGTTCGGCATCAATGACTCCCGCGAGCGCTCCGTCAGCGAGCAATACCACTCCGTGGCCAGCCAGCGGGGGAACCTGCAGCAGCGCGTGCTCGACAGAGTCTTCGGAGCCGAAAAAGACAGCTGAATCGAGATCGACCGGTTGCGAGCGAACCCACGCAATCGCAGCATCCATATCTGCAGCGTTGAGATCTTGAGGCAGAACGCCGAGGCCACCACGCCGCGCAAGACTAGCCGCGAGGCGTGGCCCCGTGACAGAGTTCATGTTGGACGCCACGAGCGGAATAGTTGCGGTCGTTCCATCGCCGGGGGCAAGGGAGACTGCCATTCGACTACCAACCGACGAGTGACTCGGCACCAGAAACACGTCAGAGTAAGTGAGGTCGTGTCGTGGTGTTGTCTCGTAAAAATCCATAGGCATCAGCGTAATCGTCTACGAATCGAAAGAATCTTGATGATTGCGTTAAAAAAGCAGGATCTGAGCGCCTCGCGGCCAGCAGACACACAACAAAGCGATTAAGATTGATCGGGATGTCCGGCGTGCAGAACGTGCGTCGCTTTTTCACACACCAGAACTGAAAGTAGGCGGTTTGACGTGTCAGGCCAAGTAACCGGAATCGCACCAGAAGGTGACTCCTCGGGCGAGTTCGGGGCCAACGAATGGTTGGTCGACGAGATGTACGAAAAGTATCTCGAAGACAAGAATCTTGTGGACGAAGCGTGGTGGCCGTTCCTTGCGAACTATCAACCCGCGGTAGAGCCCTCCCCGAACTCTGACGCAGCTGAGGCTTCGGCATCATCCGCGCCGGCAGCGGCAAGCACGCCGGCAGCAGCCTCGCCGACGGCGTCAAGCACTGCGGCAGAAAAGCCGTTCGTCGATGAGCCAAACCCGTCGACGGGCAGCCAGCCTGTTGCTCGCACTACTTCGGTGGAACCGAAGCCTCAGCCGATTCCGGCAGAAGCGCCATCCACCACCCCGATTGACACGACCCAGAAACCAGCAGCACCAAAGCCGCAGACTGAAAGCACTGTTGCTCCGCTTCGCGGCGCTGCGAAGGCTCTCGCGTCGAACATGGACTCCAGCCTCACGGTTCCGACCGCGACAAGCGTGCGCACCATGCCAGCCAAGCTCATGATCGACAACCGCATCGTGATCAACAACCACCTCAAGCGTGCGCGTGGTGGCAAGGTCTCGTTCACTCACCTCATTGCGTGGGCGATCATCCAGACGCTCAAAGAGTTTCCCAGCCAGAACGTTTTCTATGACGAGCCAGAGGGCAAGCCTTCAGTCGTCACTCCCGCGCACATCAACCTCGGCATTGCGATCGACATGCCGAAGCCCGATGGCACGCGTTCGCTCGTTGTCCCCGGCATCAAGAACGCCGAAACGATGGGCTTCGGCGAGTTCCTTGCCGCTTACGAAGATATTGTTTCTCGAGCCCGCGCCAACAAGCTGACTGGCGCCGACTACATGGGCAACACGATTTCACTTACCAACCCGGGCGGAATCGGCACCGAGCATTCGGTCCCTCGCCTGATGCGTGGTTCGGGAACGATCGTGGGCGCTGGCGCTCTCGATTACCCCGCAGAGTTCCAGGGTGCGAGCCTTCGCACTCTGGCCGAACTCGGTATCGGCAAGACCATTACTCTCACAAGCACCTACGACCATCGCGTCATCCAGGGCGCGGGTTCTGGCGAGTTCCTCAAAAAGATTCACGAACGTCTCATTGGCGAAAACCACTTCTACGAAGACATCTTCGCCGCTCTGCGTATCCCCTACGACCCCATCCACTGGGCAAATGACATCAGCGTCGACCTGGCAGACAACGTCAGCAAGACGTCGCGAGTGCAAGAACTCATCAACTCATTCCGTGTTCGCGGTCACCTCATGGCTGACACCGATCCGCTGGAATACCGTCAACGCTCGCACCCTGACCTCGACATTTCGAGCCACGGTCTCACTTTCTGGGATCTTGACCGCGAATTTGTCACCGGGGGTTTCGGCGGCAAACGCCAGGCTCTGCTGCGCGAAGTTCTCGGAATGCTGCGCGATGCGTACTGCCGCACCGTCGGCATTGAGTACATGCACATCCAAGACCCCGAACAGCGTCGCTGGATTCAAGATCACGTCGAGAAGCCATACACGAAGCCCACCCATGATGAGCAAATGCGCATCCTCGGCAAGCTCAACGAGGCCGAGGCATTCGAGACATTCCTCCAGACCAAGTACGTCGGTCAAAAGCGCTTCAGCCTTGAAGGTGGAGAGTCGACGATTGCACTGCTGGATGCCGTGATTCAGAAAGCCGCCGAAGCCAACCTTGAAGAGGTTGCCATCGGTATGGCTCATCGTGGCCGCTTGAGCGTTCTCACGAACATCGCGGGAAAGACCTACGGTCAGATCTTCCGCGAGTTCGAGGGCACCCAGGACCCCCGCACCGTTCAGGGCTCTGGCGATGTGAAGTATCACCTCGGCACCGAGGGCACTTTCACTGCTGCTGATGGTCGACAGATTCCTGTCTACCTTGCGGCGAACCCGTCACATCTTGAAGCCGTCGATGGTGTCCTTGAGGGCATCGTTCGCGCCAAGCAGGATCGTCGCCCCATTGGTTCCTACGCCGTTCTCCCGGTGATGGTCCATGGCGATGCCGCGATGGCCGGCCAGGGCATCGTGGTCGAGATCTTGCAGATGTCGCAACTGCGCGCGTACCGCACGGGTGGAACCATTCACGTGAACATCAACAACCAGGTTGGGTTCACGACGCCTCCCGGTGAGGCTCGCACATCGCAGTATTCGAGCGACGTCGCGAAGACGATTCAGGCGCCGATCTTCCACGTTAACGGCGATGACCCCGAGGCTGTTGTTCGCGTTTCGGAGTTGGCTTTCGCTTTCCGCCAAAAGTTCCACCGCGATGTTGTTATCGACCTCATTTGCTACCGCCGCCGCGGTCACAACGAGGGCGATGACCCCTCGATGACCCAGCCGCTGATGTACAACCTGATTGAGGCCAAGCGGTCCGTTCGTACCCTCTACACCGAGGGCCTAGTCGGTCGTGGCGATATCACTCAGGAAGAGTACGAAGCGAGCCATCAGGATTTCCAGGATCGTCTCGAGCGCGCCTTCGCAGAAACGCACGCAGCCCAGACTGGTTCAATGCCAATCCTCACCAAGGACGGCAACGGAGTCTCCGACCTCGAACGTCCGGGCTCGCAGCGCGACGATGCCGTTGGTGAGCCCATCACTACGGGCATCGACGAGAGCATTGTGCAGCTCATTGGTGATGCGCATGGAAATCCTCCGGCGAACTTCACTGTTCACAAGAAGCTGCAAGCACTACTGCGTAAGCGCGTAGACATGAGCCGCAAGGGTGCAATTGACTGGGCGTTCGCCGAGTTGTTGGCAATTGGTTCGGTGCTTCTTGAGGGAACGCCAGTGCGCATGGCCGGGCAGGATGCTCGCCGCGGCACCTTTGTGCAGCGTCACGCTGTGCTGCACGACCGTGAAAACGGTCAAGAGTGGCTGCCCCTGCAGAACCTTTCTGAGAACCAGTCGCGCTTCTGGATCTACGACACCCTCCTGAGCGAGTACGCAGCTTTGGGCTTCGAATACGGTTACTCAGTAGAACGTGCAGACGCCTTGGTCCTGTGGGAAGCGCAGTTCGGTGACTTCGCTAACGGCGCTCAGATCGTGATTGATGAGTTCATCTCCAGCGCTGAACAGAAGTGGGCTCAGCGTTCAAGCGTTGTCATGCTTCTGCCACACGGTTACGAGGGCCAGGGCCCAGATCATTCGTCAGCCCGCATTGAGCGTTATCTTCAGTTGTGTGCCGAGAACAACATGATCGTTGCGCGGCCGTCGACGCCTGCTTCGTACTTCCACTTGTTGCGTCGTCAGGCTTACTCGCGTCCGCGTCGTCCTCTCATCGTGTTCACGCCCAAGGCGATGCTGCGCTTGCGTGGCGCTACGAGCGATGTTGCCGACTTCACTAGTGGCCGTTTCGAGCCGGTTCTCGACGATGTTCGTCTGGCAGATAAGTCGGGCGTCACGCGCGTAATTGTGACGGCAGGCAAGACCTACTACGACATCGTGGCGGAGCTCGACAAGCGCGAGATCACCCACATCGCTGTCGTACGCATGGAGCAGTTCTACCCGCTCCCCGTTACTGACATGGTCGAGGTACTCGCGCAGTATCCGAACGCGGATGTCGTGTGGACTCAGGATGAGCCTGAGAACCAGGGTGCTTGGCCGTTCATTAGCTTGGAGCTGGCCCGTCATCTCAAGACGAACGAGATCAAGCTCGCGTCGCGTTCGGCAGCTGCCTCTCCGGCAACTGGTTCAGCCAAGCGCAGCGCGCTTGAGCAGGCCGAACTGATCGACCACGCAATCACGCAGCCTTAGGTTCGCGAAGCGGCGTTAACGACGAAAGCGGGCATCCTCCGAGGAGGGTGCCCGCTTTCGTTAACCCACTGTGCTAATTCTTAGCGCGTTTCACACAACGGAGGCCAAACGTCACACTTGCGTGCAGCTCGGCCAAGAAGCTCGGTTAGGCGTCTGCCAACTTGGACAGGATCGCACTACGCAGCTCATCTGGCGCTGTCTCGCGACAGGCTTGCTTCACCTTGAGCTTCAGAGCAAGAGCGACGAGGTGTTCGCTTGAGCATGATTCGCAGTTGTCGAGGTGGTTCGCGACATCCTGAAAATCAGCTTCGTTGAGCTCGCGATCGAGGTATTCCTCAAGCTCGGCTTTTGCTTTCTCGCAACCGCAGTCGGTCATTTCGTGCTCCTTGATGATGCAGGCGTGACCGGGGTGCGGTCGCGCGCATAGTCGGCCAATAGTTCGCGCAGCATACGACGGCCGCGGTGCAGCCTACTCATGACGGTTCCTACGGGGGTCTTCATAATGTCGGCGATCTCTTGATAAGAGAAGCCTTCGACGTCGGCG
Coding sequences:
- a CDS encoding anti-sigma factor, whose amino-acid sequence is MTDCGCEKAKAELEEYLDRELNEADFQDVANHLDNCESCSSEHLVALALKLKVKQACRETAPDELRSAILSKLADA
- a CDS encoding multifunctional oxoglutarate decarboxylase/oxoglutarate dehydrogenase thiamine pyrophosphate-binding subunit/dihydrolipoyllysine-residue succinyltransferase subunit gives rise to the protein MSGQVTGIAPEGDSSGEFGANEWLVDEMYEKYLEDKNLVDEAWWPFLANYQPAVEPSPNSDAAEASASSAPAAASTPAAASPTASSTAAEKPFVDEPNPSTGSQPVARTTSVEPKPQPIPAEAPSTTPIDTTQKPAAPKPQTESTVAPLRGAAKALASNMDSSLTVPTATSVRTMPAKLMIDNRIVINNHLKRARGGKVSFTHLIAWAIIQTLKEFPSQNVFYDEPEGKPSVVTPAHINLGIAIDMPKPDGTRSLVVPGIKNAETMGFGEFLAAYEDIVSRARANKLTGADYMGNTISLTNPGGIGTEHSVPRLMRGSGTIVGAGALDYPAEFQGASLRTLAELGIGKTITLTSTYDHRVIQGAGSGEFLKKIHERLIGENHFYEDIFAALRIPYDPIHWANDISVDLADNVSKTSRVQELINSFRVRGHLMADTDPLEYRQRSHPDLDISSHGLTFWDLDREFVTGGFGGKRQALLREVLGMLRDAYCRTVGIEYMHIQDPEQRRWIQDHVEKPYTKPTHDEQMRILGKLNEAEAFETFLQTKYVGQKRFSLEGGESTIALLDAVIQKAAEANLEEVAIGMAHRGRLSVLTNIAGKTYGQIFREFEGTQDPRTVQGSGDVKYHLGTEGTFTAADGRQIPVYLAANPSHLEAVDGVLEGIVRAKQDRRPIGSYAVLPVMVHGDAAMAGQGIVVEILQMSQLRAYRTGGTIHVNINNQVGFTTPPGEARTSQYSSDVAKTIQAPIFHVNGDDPEAVVRVSELAFAFRQKFHRDVVIDLICYRRRGHNEGDDPSMTQPLMYNLIEAKRSVRTLYTEGLVGRGDITQEEYEASHQDFQDRLERAFAETHAAQTGSMPILTKDGNGVSDLERPGSQRDDAVGEPITTGIDESIVQLIGDAHGNPPANFTVHKKLQALLRKRVDMSRKGAIDWAFAELLAIGSVLLEGTPVRMAGQDARRGTFVQRHAVLHDRENGQEWLPLQNLSENQSRFWIYDTLLSEYAALGFEYGYSVERADALVLWEAQFGDFANGAQIVIDEFISSAEQKWAQRSSVVMLLPHGYEGQGPDHSSARIERYLQLCAENNMIVARPSTPASYFHLLRRQAYSRPRRPLIVFTPKAMLRLRGATSDVADFTSGRFEPVLDDVRLADKSGVTRVIVTAGKTYYDIVAELDKREITHIAVVRMEQFYPLPVTDMVEVLAQYPNADVVWTQDEPENQGAWPFISLELARHLKTNEIKLASRSAAASPATGSAKRSALEQAELIDHAITQP